A region from the Vicia villosa cultivar HV-30 ecotype Madison, WI linkage group LG3, Vvil1.0, whole genome shotgun sequence genome encodes:
- the LOC131656975 gene encoding uncharacterized protein LOC131656975 — protein MSSSSNLTNPFSFPFYYSKLKIPSKNYTHTMSTETPEISQDNTQEKVATIELDIQVFYKLYVQPFKGLPPLATENDFIVSPNIKYKIEIPLFFLIKNPNFSSFDVAQKLAKLPISHDLAAYIEPHIVQNAVELGRRSGNKGFKIVFHVKVVEIDLANTRECEGYRRRGLA, from the coding sequence ATGTCTTCTTCATCTAACCTCACAAACCCTTTTTCATTTCCCTTTTATTATTCAAAGCTTAAAATACCAAGCAAAAACTATACTCACACAATGAGCACAGAAACCCCAGAAATATCACAAGATAACACTCAAGAAAAAGTAGCAACAATAGAACTTGATATTCAAGTATTCTATAAGCTCTATGTTCAACCCTTTAAAGGTCTTCCACCTTTAGCAACCGAAAATGATTTCATTGTGTCACCAAATATTAAGTACAAAATAGAgattcctcttttctttctcattaaaaatccaaatttttctTCCTTTGATGTGGctcaaaaattagcaaaattacCCATTAGTCATGATTTGGCGGCTTATATAGAACCACATATTGTTCAAAATGCTGTTGAATTGGGGAGAAGGAGTGGAAACAAGGGGTTTAAGATTGTCTTTCATGTTAAAGTTGTTGAGATTGATTTGGCAAATACTCGTGAATGTGAAGGGTATCGTAGACGTGGTCTTGCTTAG